The region ACCAGAGATTTTTAAGGGATGAAGCAAAGGTGACTGTAAATGGAATCCTGCTTGTCTGTCCATTTTCCCTGGAAACTGCTGGTCCTAAGTCACCAAGCTGTGATTTTCAGTGACATGGCAGCTCCAACACTGGGGTGTTGTTTGTGTTGAGAACCCAAAATGCAATGCTTCATTTCAAAGCAGTAACAGACTCTTTCATTCATAAGCCTTTAATCGATGAATGGTTTATGTTTGATGAAGTATCTCTTGATCGGAGGCATTGGCCTCCTGCTTTGGCCGCCCCTCGTCCCTCTGGGACGGAACAGGGGTGTAAAGGGCACAGTCTGCTTCCCCAGGAAGACAGGGATTAGGGACGGAGGCTGGAGTTCTTTTTACCTCCATGAGCGGTTTCCAAAGTGGCTTCCTTGAGATGGACCTCGAGGCTGAGTTTCTCCAGATGAACTGAGTGTTTCCTTTAAAAGTCATCTGAAGACTGCTCTTAGAGCCGGGTGACGTGCATGCAGTTTGACAGCTGGAAGAGTAGGCGTGGCTCCCTCGTGCATCCAGAAATGAGAACGGGGACCACGAAACTTGAGTCATTCTGAAACCCCTTGTCTTGGACGGCTGGGCTGTCTGATCCGGAGCTCTTCCTTGTTTGTTAAAAGTTCCCCTCTGAGAGCCCGTGCACCCCACATGGCACCAGCGTGGCGGCAGTGGCCTCCGCTGACCCAGCGTTTGCTCACGCGATGGCCGCTTTGCCGCACGGAACTGGCAGAGGCTTCTGTCCGCGTGCTTCTCTGATGGCGCTCTCTCTCTCTAGGATCGGGGTTGGCTGGGAAAGAGAACATGTGTTTACACTGTAATTTGTGTTGTATGGTCAACCACATCATGGGGTCCCTTCAATTTTCTCAATGGTCTTTTAGGAAGAGCCAATGAAGTGGAGGTGAAAAATGAAATGGTGGAGCATGAGGGGAAAAGAGAAATCTTGCAGAACTCTGAGCAAAGACAGCACAAAGAGGACCCGGGAGAGAACTGTGTGGACACAGAGGTGTTACATCCTGGTGACAATGCCGAGGACCAGAAAACCTCTGAAGACAGTGCCCCCGCCCCAGGAACTTTAGTCAGATCCGAGAATGAGGAACAGGTTCAAAGCCAAATTCTAGAaaattctgtttccttccctGCAGACACCCAGCAGGTTGAGTCAAGTGAGGTCATAAACAGTGAACTAGTTGGTGAAATCCCAGATCCTGGGATTGGGCGGGGCAGTGGTAATGCTTTGGATATCGAAAATCAAAGGGAAGAATGTgctgaagaacaggaaaaaggaaaacaggaagattTGAAGACCAACTTGGGAGAGATGAGCACAAAACCATGTCAGGAGTCTGCTCCTCCGCAGATCTCTGAGGCTGAACGGGAGAGCAGTGCAGACCCTAGCAAGCAGAGTGGGAGCCCCACAAAGGCTGAGCCAGAGGCAGGGCTCACGGGGCTGGGGGAGCAGGGGGGCAGCACAGCCTCAGGTCCTCTAAGTGGTAGTGAGGACCCAGGGAGTCACCATGAAACATGCCTGGTAGATGCCCTGGAGGGGCCAGACCCCAGCGCAGGGCAGGATGTAGAGGAGGAACTCGCTAGCCAGGAGGTAGCTGAGCCCAGGGAGGCCCCAGCTCAGAGCACAGAGGCAGGTGGGGAGAACGAGGGGGAGGAGGATGAAGGAAGGAACTCAAGGGAGGTGAAGCCAACTGAGCTAGGGGGCCAAACCAGCCCTCGTTCTCCCGAAGCCGAAAGCAGTCCTCAGGAGGTGACGGACCCAAGGGTGGAAGATGCTGAAAGTGAACCCCTGGATGCGAAAGACCCCAATGAGGAGAATGACCAACAGGGAGAGGCATTGGATTTGTCGCAAAAGAAGACgaagagcaagaaaaagaaaaacaagaagaaaaaatcaCTGGCACCCGCAGAGATCAAAGATGTTCAGAGAGAGTTAACATTTCAGAACCCAgatttaagtgaagtgaaagaagaGCAGGGAAAAGTCACTAATGAAAAACCGGTTGTAGATGCCCAAAACGAGGTTAGTAAAACCCCAAAACAGAACAGTGTAGCAGAGGGCAGTGAAAATAGTGATGGTCCAGAAAATCCTGAAATTGAATTGGATGGAAAACTTAACCAAGACGATGCTGCTGTAAACACTAAGGCTGATGGAGACACATTGGATTTTGAAGATAATTTGATTCAGTCGTCAGGCACCAGTAATAAAGAATTAGACGAAGGTGCTGTAAAAGATGAGGCTGAGGAAGATGGCAGGGCTCCCAGTGGTCCTCCAGGTCCAGAAAATATAGAGGTGCCCAGCTGTGCCCTGCTCGAAGATGGAAGTCCTGCAAAGGACACTAACCATGCCTCCCAAACAGAAGGCACAGAAGGGCATGTGATGTCAGAAAGTCTAGATCAGACAGGCAGAGAGTTTTCAGACAGTGCGCATCTAGAAAACGATGGCCTGGCAGCAACAGATGAGGCGGGGGACTTTAattcagaaagcaaggaagagaaGACAGGTGGGACCGGGAAGGGCAGAAGCAAAGAGGACTGCACCATGTCGTAggttggggcagggtcctggggaGCGCCCAGGGCTGCACAGCAAGTCCGCTGGGAGAGACTCAGAGAATGTTCTAGATCAGTACAGATGCCCCGAAGGACAGTCGACCACCAGGTTATGTACTCCTTCAAGCTACATAGACTGTTACCTGTAGATTTCTGTTTCATCATTAAAGTTATCACCCTGATGGGAAGGACTCTTCTGTTATCAGAGTAAGTTCTCATGGGGAGCATTCCAAAAGTATCAGGCAGCGATGTATACTGTTTTGTTTCTGCTTAAAATCAAAATCCAAACATTTAGCTTTTGCCTTAAGCTGATTTGAATGTGCATATTCTTGACCAAATGTATCAGCATCTAACTGAAAGGACCAAATAGTATCCTGAGATTTCCACATTATAATTTAAGTGGTCTCATTTAAACATATGTGCGTTCATGTTTGATTTtcatatgtataatataacctgtatggtattttatttaaaaagacataaacagCAAAGCAGTGTATAGGTCACTGAGTCATGAGATTTGCACCTTAGGACAATAATTTATCACATGAGGGATAGCAAATAGCTTACTTGCCTTTACCTCGTAAAAGTATCTTATCTCAGACCAATACTTTTCCATCTCATTCTTGAGGATACCTGAATTTATTTTGTAGGAGATTTTGACTTTGTGCCAATTATGTACCAAAGTTATTTTATGCAAAGACTTTTTTTGTTCTGAAAGAGATATATGTTGTAATTGCATTTCCTACTGCAGGATTTGGGCAGGGAGAatcatttctgaaatttatttttttaaccttaaaattaGTTCTCTTTGTATTTGTCTAATCATTATTCAGTAGAGCAACACAAAAGGACCCTTGTGCAAACTGCTGAGTAGAGTCTAACAGGATATTTTTAATAGTTGAATCACTTTTGGTTATTTtggtataaatattttcatttgttggTTTTCAGTATATTCTTAGTGAAAATTTGTTGTTTCGATCCtcctaaacaaaatatatattttctatatgaagaaacattttaaaataattgtaaagttaaataaaaatcattGTAAAATATTACCAGGGGATGTACAGTATGAATGCTGTTGACACTTTATGAGATCACATGACTTCATATTATTGTTACAAGGTGTAATTGAGTGCAAAAAAGACCCAAAGCCTCAACAAAACTTGAGGCAAACGGAAGTGTTACTATGTCGTTGAAATAAAGACGTTTTATAATTTTACACACCTGTGATTTCACTCTCGTGCGACTTGAATTCTGGTTGTGGCTGCATAATGCTGTCTTTAATCTACTTTTGTCTGCTTCTGGGCTGCTGATCCCCAGTCGGGGTTCCAGAGAGAGCTCCTGCTTCATGGCCTTTGCCGACGGTGAACAGCTCCGCTCCCGGCACCCACCCTGGGGCCAGTGTGGGGCCGCCCTTGAGCGAGGCCTTTTCCTCAGGGACTCTCCTGTGACCTGTGGCTCTGACGAAGGGCTCAGTTGAGAAGCGGCTCCATCCCGTGCTTTCGCATGCTTCCAGGTGCCGACATTTGGACTGTTTCAAAGAGGATGATGGGAACTTCAAATAAACACTGTTTCTGCATCCCGTCCTAAAGCAGGGGACAATGGGACTGACCAGTTCTATCCACTTACGCCACGTGCATAGGAAACCAGGAGGCCTGCTAGACCATCAGGTCCAAGGGCCTCCACAGACTTGCAAGTCGGTGTCTCTAACTTTAGCAAAGCTCTGCTCGGACTGGAATACACTCTGAAGCAGCCCTCCTTCCTACCTTTCAAGGCCTCTGGGGAAGTGATTCAAGAGCCGAACTCCATGATGAGCTCATAAAAACCTTTTAAagtctttcctctgtttctcatGTTATTCAACAGCACATTTAAGGGCCTTGCAATACACTTCCCATCCCTCAGCAGTCTCAGCTGTTCACTCCTGCATTTAATCAATGAACATGTAGGTCACCTCCTATATAGAAGGCGCTGGGAGCAAGCACATAGGACCAGCCTCTAGGGGGAGCAGGAGCTGAGAATTGCAAAGGGGAGCAAAAGAGAAGACAAGGATTCTAAAGGGTCAAACGATTCTTGATCATCTAAGAGCCTTCATTATGAACATCAGTGACTCTGCTCCGAGGACGAGATGATATTACTTCACCCAGTAATTAATGTGCAGGTGAAGGCCCCTGAATTACCAAGAAATGGTTGCCTCTGGTGTATTTGGTGTTGGAAGGTGTGGGAGTCAtgaattggccaaaaagttcacttgaGTTTTTCtataccatcttatggaaaaacccgaatgaactttttgcccAACCTAATATATAAGGCAGTTTGGGAAAGATCGCAATGTCAAATGAATCAGActcaaaaaagaatcaaaaggttACCTGCCAAACACATCCCCAGAGTAACCTGGACTGCTGAGGTTTCACTATAATAAGGACAGAGAAAAACATGGATCACTGATTCTTTAAATCAAAAAGCGGGGATATTTTTCAGCCTCAAACCAGAACATAGTGGCTATGTGTAAAATGTTAATCTTCCTTTCAAAGTATAAATAAGTATAattatgagtttattttaaaagatagagaAAGGTACTGAGAATTTTGAATTATAGGCTATTTTATCACATACACAGGTTGGGAAGcagtaaaatttttgaaaagaatgttTAAGAATTACTTTCTGTAACATTGAGTATTTCTAGTTAAAGGAAAACCTAATGACCTGAGCATTTAAATTTCCACTGTCACTGTGAGCCTGGAATGCTGCTTCTGGGAGTTTAGACAGTTTAGGGTTCCTGTTTTCTGTTAATAGATCCCTTTCCTAGGCGTCCCCTTTGTGCAACATGCCAGCATGACCATCGAAACGAGGACACAGCAGTAAGACTCATTCCAAGTGTTGGAtccaaaaggaaaggaaggggtgTTTGTGAGTGTGCTACATTCGGAATATGTACTTATTCCGTGTGATGGTCTTACATAGGGAAAACTATCAGGAGAAAAACCCCTTTCACCCTTTCTGCCCCTCTTACTTCAAAGACGTGCGTATTTTTCAAGACATGAAAGGCTTCAGCTgttcaactgaactgaaacagcgGCTGGTGCGAGGAATCTGTACAGACCTCTTTGGCCCCATaagcaggagaaaaaaagaatcgcCTTCAGCAGCCTGTCCTGTCCCAGTTCTCCCTGTTTTAGGAAGGAGGGGTGATCCTAGCGTGGGAGGCTAGGCCTGGGCAAGATGGAAACTGACCACATGGATTAAGATCAAACTAAGTCAGTGcaagaaggaagcagagaggacCACACACAGTGGACTTCTCGAGACCTGTCTTATGATCATTATCTTCGCAAATATGGGGGGAGATCACTTTTCTCTGCAGGGGGGCGAGGAGGCTTAAGGATGGGAGAAATTAACCTAAGGATGAAAATTATTCTTCTGAGTGTGTATCATTATAAGTAAGCTATTTACCTTTTCTGTGCCTCACTGTACTGTCTGAAATTGGGGTTAGAACCTGCCTTTTAGAGTGGCGATGAGGATTAGATCCAAGTAAAGCAGTAAAGAGAGGCGTGGTTGTTGCTGGTGGTCGACCGTGCTGCAGCCGGGACAGACGGAGTCACAGCACTCGGGgcccccagggcagggctgggggcctggtgcTTGCTTGCTGCCGCCCGGACTGCATGCATGGTCTGCCACTTTGTTCCCTGTTTCACAGGCCTCTAAAGTTCACACCAGAGAGTGTGTTGGGATTTAATATATCGGGTGAGTGGGCCAAAAATCTCGTTTGCATTTTTCCATTCAATCTTATGGAAAACCCCaagcgaactttttggccaacccaatataaaaaccagatttttttaaaaggtaaactgTTGACACTGTTactaaaataactttaatttccaATTGCTTTTAACTTCCTAATATAAAGGAAAACTCAGTCTGAGACTTTGTGACTTAGTTTTCTTAAATGCTCATCCTTTGGGTGTCACAGACCAGTGATGAGTAGGATTGTTTAGTGAGCATAGGTTTGCGACACTCTTGCTGAGTATCACAGTGATTACCAGTCAGGCCTCACTATTCACTTGACAAGTTAGACTTGTTGATTTTTAAAGCTGTAAAAAAGtggtactcatttttttttttttattgaagtgtagttgagttacaatactatgttagttccacatgtataacatatatgaaaacatagttcagtatttttataggttACACTTTATTTCCTGACCTATACAGTATATCCTTTAGCCTTTTTATACCTGGTATTTCGTACCTGTTCATCTTCTCCATCTtgctcctttcccttccctttccccagtGATAAccacctgtgagtctgtttccctcttgttaaattcatttgttttattcttcagATCCCATGTATGTGATAACACAcagtttgtctttctttgactacagtgctcattttctttatatcaggcaattttgcttctttctcttctccagtttcCTTAAACTATCTAGTTTTAATCTTCTCCAATTCTGCTTTAAAATTTCtcacatttctctttatttttcatgtttccacTGTAAGACTAAAGGTCACATTACCCTTGTTTTTTTTATTGCTAGCaatattattacatttttaacagtttttactTGCTATTTGAAAACttctaatagaaaaaataataataaaattgtaaatGGACCCATGAACCTCAAATCCCTTTCTGTTATATTCAGTGTTTCTTACGCCTGTGTTATTGTATATAGGAGTATATACAGGATGAAGTGAAAAGTGATATTGCATACGAGAgccaggtttttaatttttttaaatttttgtttcagtGTTGGGTGCATTTATGGAAAGGACAAAAGATCTGTCAGAAGCAATTTGTATGTCAATTAAAACAGAACTCAGAAGGATGATAAATGTATCTTACACGCAacattttctgctttcatttatttggttGTTATGCCTTTCAAAATAGCAACTTAGGATGTTGGGAAGAGAATTGAGAAAGCATATAATTTGGATTAGAATGAGGATAGAtgacttttcaaaaatgaaaacaaaggtgTGTTTTTATGAATTATTTCCGTTTCACACATCTAATCCAATCTGGGCAGTGTGAGTGCACTGCCCCTCGGGAAGAGGAGCCTCAGGCCAGGAGGCGGTCTGACTCAGACAGCCGGGTTTAGGCAAACAGTGAGCGCAGTGGTCGGGGGGCCTCAGGAAAGCTGTTGGGCTGGGGTCCTCATCGGTAGAGGGGCAGTGAGGCGGCAGTGCCTCCCCTGGGGCTTCGTGGGCGGCGGTGCGAGTCGCCGGGGCGCACCACGTCACACACTGGCATCCATCATCAGCTCGTCCTGATTTTGCCTGGAAAAACTGGTGTAGGGTGCTGCCCCTGAAACCCGCCCCAGTCTTCGTTGCCCCCTCTGTACTCTGGAGACTGTATTCCTCGATGCCCCTTCACAGAGACATTGGGGAGATTTCTGGgtgcttcagttcagctcagttgctcagtcgtgtccgacttcgcgaccccacggattgcagcacgccaggtttccctgtcctccaccgtctcctggagcttgctccaactctgGGTGCTTACGTACATGCAGACTTCTGTGTCTGGGGGGAGGAATGGCGGAAACCTGAGCTGTGACTTCGTCCACCCGCAAAAGAAGAGCAGCGCCTTACAAGTGGGTTAGCCGGTGTGTTATCAGCACACTTAGGGGCCATAAACAACTCTGATGTGGGTGCGTCTTTGAGAGAAATGAAGAAGATACACACGTCTGGGGTAGAAACTCGGAAAGTCAAGGCTGATGAAAATACTGGTTATATCTGGTCATGATTCTCGGTGTGTTTGTAATACCTTGCTAATGATGTTAAACCGTGAAGCCTGTGAGATCTTGTGTTGCAGTGTGGTTTGGCCTTAGAGCTCTTGCATGCTAACCCAAAGTAGAAGATTAGCCTGCTTGCATGCAGCCGGATACTGCCCTACGAGACAAGCATGTGTGGGAGGTTGACGCGGCTCAGCCCTCCCTTGGCTGAATTCCTCCCCATCCTGTCTGTGGCCTCATTCACTGTGGTACGTGCGTAATACCCTCATCATCAGTTTCACTAACCCCAGTGCTCATTCTGCGGTTTAGCCACCTGCTGAAAGGGGCATTCACTGAGTCTCCTAAACCTGttatctttctgatttctttagaTATTAGGTTGAAAAAGCTTGTTGACGAACGGGAATGCTTATTGGAACAggtaacaatctttttttttaattactttttgagTTCTGGAATGGGGCACCTAAAACCGGGATCCTTCCCACTCTAGCTTCTTGCTTCATCAGGAAACCCCTGATACATCATGCCTGAAAATAATTATCAAGCCAGCCAGTATTCTTAATGTTTTTATCCAAGTAAGACATCAGAAGTCATACTAGACTTATGGGACATGTGTCCCAAAGATTCAAGGCCATGTTCTGAATTTGGCACACTTTACATGAATTCCTGATTAAATAAGAGATTTGGGTAGAAGACCTTGAATAAACATTGAGAGGCAAGGGTGTTTCTGAAACATTCCAACACCCTTCCTCTTCTACCTGCTCATAAAGGTCAgttctgaggcttccctggtggtccagtggttaagaatccaccttccaatgcagggggtgcactATCAATCCCGGGTTGGGGAATTAAGGTCCCATATTCAAAAATCTTTTCAGGTCAGTTTTGTAATCTCTCAGTGATCAGCACCCCTCTCCGGCAGGTATTTCCTGCTTATAGCTGATCCAAGTTATTTTCACTGCTGTTTACCTACCTTGATCTCTTCTGCCTCAAGAAATCCTACACAGTAGTATGCCTTGGTCTTTTTCATAGTGggatagtgaaagtcactcagtcatgtccaactctttgtggccccatggactatacagtccatgagattctccaggccagaatactggagtgggtagcctttcccttctccaggggaatctttccaacccagggatcaaaaccaggtctcccacattccaggcagattctttgacagctgagctaccagggaagccctttttcatATGCAAGGTAGTATTATTAAGAAATTATTCCACAATCACTTTCTAAGGAAAATCGACTCTTCTCATTTTTCCCTCGTAAGCCTAATCAACGGTATCTGCCTCACTTTTTTCAAGTTTTGAAGATTTCTCTCAAAATTGGGTAAACCACTAAATGTGGTGAGAGGACTCTCTTGAAGTGTCTGTGATCTTCTGTAAACCTGTGTCCGTGGTAATTCTGTACTTGCTTTCAAAGCAGTGTGCACCGATGGTCTGTATCAATGTTCTGTTCTGCCCCTGTCAGTGGCGGTGGGGAGGACTTCCAAAAAGTCCACAGAGATTGGAGGCTAACAGGACCAGGGCTGGGAGACTCCCCATTGCACAACAGAAAAttccacacacaacacacacacacatggctgtTAATTGCAATCCCAACTACTCTAGGTGTCTCTCAGAGGGAAGAAAGCCATGTAGAGGTCAACCCCTTGAAGGTTGCAGGCAAACCTGCAACCTGATGGGGTTCTGTTGGGGACAGTGCTTCTGTGCCTGGAAGGTTCCTGGTGGCATAGCTGTCTTTTTAGTGAATAAAGCAAACAGAATTGTATACAGATTTACGAACTTGTAGAttaatacttgggcttccctggtggctcagctgataaagaatctgcctgccaaagcaggagatgcaggttcgatccctggattgggaagatcccctggagtaggaaatggcaatctgctccagtattcttgcctgggaagtcccatggacagaggagcctggtgggctatagtccaaaatgtcgaaaagagtcggacatgactgagtgcacatgcATACATAGATAAACACTAAAACCATTTTATGGAAAAATCTTCTGAACTCAAGAGGTATTTCAACCTTAGAGATAATTTTTCACCCAGAGTTACAAAATAATGCATGCCTGATACTGTGAATATAGTCTCATTTTCATCCATTATACTATTACTCTCAAAGAAGAGTGCTCACTGGTGGAAggtttttcatttatgtattatttgggtTTGTTTCTTGACAAACAAATCAAAAGAGAGACACTCCCCATCTTCCCAGTGGGTTGTAACATTTTACTGTATTTCTCTCCTTCTTTATGTAACCCTTCACCTTAGAGAATCACGAAATGATGGCAGGACAACATCAGATTGTACTTGTGGGGCATGGGGTTTGACTTGACATGCTCCTTCCTTTCTGATAGGCTCTAGTCTcatttaaaatagagaaattaataTACTTTATTGGTGGATATTTTCAGATTAAGAAACTCAAGGGGCAGCTGGAAGAGAGACAGAAGAATATCAGATTAGACACTCTGCACCCGGAAGATGGTGTCTTACAAAATGGGACGGACGTGCACGTGATGGATCTACAGAGTAAATGTCAATCCTCATGTAGAAGGAATCCCTTAGCTGTGTGCGGTTTTTATTGTACTGGTGCAGGCGGAGAAAACTATCATGGCAAGGAGTGGCCAGTGTTCCCCCATGTCCTCCCAGAAGCCCTTGAGTacagaagcagaaagctgtttcttTGTGGGCTAGGACAAGGAAGAGCAGTGGGCAGGACAAGCATGTTTCTGTCTGAGCCTAGGAAACAGAACAGGTGCCCCAGAATGAGCACCAGGGTACCACCAGATGACTTGCTGCTAGAAACCACATTTGCTCTGCTGGATACAGTCTTCGGATCTGCTGACTGTATGGGGGAAGTCAGAAGGTATTTTTCCATGCCAGTAaactgagtaggaaatggcaatctgctccagtattcttgcctgggaaaccccatggacagaggagcctggcgggctaaagtccaaagtgttgcaaagagtcagacgtgactaagcacgcatgctTAGTTTAGATAAACACTAAAACTATTTATGGAAAAATCTCCTGAACTCAAGAGGAATTTCAACcttaaagataatttttcacCCAGAGTTACAAAATAATGCATGCCTGATACTGTGAATATAtcagtgaagagctgactctttggaaaagaccgaggtgctgggaaagattgaggccaggaggaaaaggggatgacagagggtgaggtggttagatagcatcactgactcaatagacatgagcctgagcaaactccaggagatactgaaggacagggaagaatggagggctgcagtccacgaggttgcaaagtcggacgtgacttagcggctgaacaacagcaacaacaaaactagAAAGAGGCTTAAAGGGATAAAAGCATGCCCCgtctctctgcctcctcccccttcccccaccatttctttgtcttctttgctCTAAGGTGCGCTCCCTGCGAGGTGAGAGCGCCTCCTCAGTTGTGGGGCCACAACAGGCAAGATTACAAGGTTAAGGGCTTGGTTCCCAGTAACtattgttttaacattttaaaagcccCAAGAGCTTAacaaattttccttctctttcaaccTTTAGGGGATGCCAACAGACAGATCAGCGACCTCAAATTTAAACTTGCAAAATCTGAGCAAGAGATAACTGCATTAGAACAAAATGTACGTGCACACTTTTAAGCAATCACGGGCAGCCCAGCCGATGATTAACTGAAATTTTATATGCTAGAAAGAACTCACCCTTCAAAGGCTGAGgacagaaagaggcagagaattTTAGAGCCAAAAAAACATCCAAAGGAGGATAAACAAGGCAGCAAGACTCTCCAAGCATTTCCCACAAGGAGAGAACATAGAGAGGGAAAGGTCATTGCTAGGATCTGGGCTGTTATAGGGCCGTCCCTATGGCTCCAACTGTAAAAAGTcagcctgcagtgtggagaccccggtttgatccctgggtcgggaagaacccctggagaaggaaatggcaacccactccagtattcttgcctggaaaatcccatggatggaggagcctggcgggctacagcccatggggtcacaaagtgggaCACTTATAATCAATGTCAAtcctttatagggcttccctggtaactcagaagtaaagaatccacctgccaatgcaggagatgtgggtttgatcccagggtcacggcaatcccctggagaaggaactggcaacccactcctgtattcttgcctgagaaatcccaaggtcagagaagcctggtgggct is a window of Muntiacus reevesi chromosome 1, mMunRee1.1, whole genome shotgun sequence DNA encoding:
- the LRRFIP1 gene encoding leucine-rich repeat flightless-interacting protein 1 isoform X21 — its product is MDMGTQGSGRKRLPNRERLTAEDDALNQIAREAEARLAAKRAARAEAREIRMKELERQQKEIYQVQKKYYGLDTKWGDIEQWMEDSERYSHRSRRNTSASDEDERMSVGSRGSLRSQPDLEYGGPYAWVEERPEKDFTEKGSRSLPGLSAATLASLGGTSSRRGSGDTSISIDTEASIREIKELNELKDQIQDVEGKYMQGLKEMKDSLAEVEEKYKKAMVSNAQLDNEKTNFMYQVDTLKDMLLELEEQLAESRRQYEEKSKEFEREKHAHSILQFQFAEVKEALKQREEMLEEIRQLQQKQASYIREISDLQETIEWKDKKIGALERQKEFFDSVRSERDDLREEVVVLREELKKHGIILNSEIATNGEMPDTLNSIALQTSTKMTKEELNALQATGDGTLGRANEVEVKNEMVEHEGKREILQNSEQRQHKEDPGENCVDTEVLHPGDNAEDQKTSEDSAPAPGTLVRSENEEQVQSQILENSVSFPADTQQVESSEVINSELVGEIPDPGIGRGSGNALDIENQREECAEEQEKGKQEDLKTNLGEMSTKPCQESAPPQISEAERESSADPSKQSGSPTKAEPEAGLTGLGEQGGSTASGPLSGSEDPGSHHETCLVDALEGPDPSAGQDVEEELASQEVAEPREAPAQSTEAGGENEGEEDEGRNSREVKPTELGGQTSPRSPEAESSPQEVTDPRVEDAESEPLDAKDPNEENDQQGEALDLSQKKTKSKKKKNKKKKSLAPAEIKDVQRELTFQNPDLSEVKEEQGKVTNEKPVVDAQNEVSKTPKQNSVAEGSENSDGPENPEIELDGKLNQDDAAVNTKADGDTLDFEDNLIQSSGTSNKELDEGAVKDEAEEDGRAPSGPPGPENIEVPSCALLEDGSPAKDTNHASQTEGTEGHVMSESLDQTGREFSDSAHLENDGLAATDEAGDFNSESKEEKTGGTGKGRSKEDCTMS
- the LRRFIP1 gene encoding leucine-rich repeat flightless-interacting protein 1 isoform X19, with product MDMGTQGSGRKRLPNRERLTAEDDALNQIAREAEARLAAKRAARAEAREIRMKELERQQKEIYQVQKKYYGLDTKWGDIEQWMEDSERYSHRSRRNTSASDEDERMSVGSRGSLRTNGYDGDLYGSQSLSRRSGRLGGQASELSSHFKSSSRASSRASSARASPVVEERPEKDFTEKGSRSLPGLSAATLASLGGTSSRRGSGDTSISIDTEASIREIKELNELKDQIQDVEGKYMQGLKEMKDSLAEVEEKYKKAMVSNAQLDNEKTNFMYQVDTLKDMLLELEEQLAESRRQYEEKSKEFEREKHAHSILQFQFAEVKEALKQREEMLEEIRQLQQKQASYIREISDLQETIEWKDKKIGALERQKEFFDSVRSERDDLREEVVVLREELKKHGIILNSEIATNGEMPDTLNSIALQTSTKMTKEELNALQATGDGTLGRANEVEVKNEMVEHEGKREILQNSEQRQHKEDPGENCVDTEVLHPGDNAEDQKTSEDSAPAPGTLVRSENEEQVQSQILENSVSFPADTQQVESSEVINSELVGEIPDPGIGRGSGNALDIENQREECAEEQEKGKQEDLKTNLGEMSTKPCQESAPPQISEAERESSADPSKQSGSPTKAEPEAGLTGLGEQGGSTASGPLSGSEDPGSHHETCLVDALEGPDPSAGQDVEEELASQEVAEPREAPAQSTEAGGENEGEEDEGRNSREVKPTELGGQTSPRSPEAESSPQEVTDPRVEDAESEPLDAKDPNEENDQQGEALDLSQKKTKSKKKKNKKKKSLAPAEIKDVQRELTFQNPDLSEVKEEQGKVTNEKPVVDAQNEVSKTPKQNSVAEGSENSDGPENPEIELDGKLNQDDAAVNTKADGDTLDFEDNLIQSSGTSNKELDEGAVKDEAEEDGRAPSGPPGPENIEVPSCALLEDGSPAKDTNHASQTEGTEGHVMSESLDQTGREFSDSAHLENDGLAATDEAGDFNSESKEEKTGGTGKGRSKEDCTMS